One Neoarius graeffei isolate fNeoGra1 chromosome 16, fNeoGra1.pri, whole genome shotgun sequence DNA segment encodes these proteins:
- the gal3st2 gene encoding galactose-3-O-sulfotransferase 2, which yields MFPQVRRALRERSASFRGSVLRRSACVRAVFCSCSLPLRYIWHVLMLMTILYVALQLLSTVLQSWNTKTRASDDQFTSPLLTEQQDAQYIILNLNSNPETFYRFQWGDGKDEGSNQVSESASRNQDTTPAQSLASTSRRISKPNWLASKVDTPHGFREHQSSGQNNTKQTSSFSTRNINGRCQPKNHVVFLKTHKTASSTILNILYRYGDTHNLTFALPLYMHSQLYYPHFFMSHFVEGMKSRRVTEFHIMCNHMRFRKTEVRKVMPLDTFYFSILRNPVSMMESIFTYYKSIPAFCNFKTLKDFLLDNGRSYNATLHNNHYAWNILAFDFGFNNSGLSDEAELDERARAIISAVEREFDLILISEYFDESMVLLRHTLCWTLEDVVSFRLNSRSEKSRKSLSAEMAERVKKWSSLDWRLYQHFNTSFWRQVDSLLGRTKLQEEVELLRARRAVLEKTCLLGGKAVDPGQIRDLSLKPFQYGQAVIQGYNIRPGLDNDTHRLCERLIMPELQYTKALYIKQFPDLAAKILAGKKHTVPAKNVINTTRKSTRATIAKKRSLTIQRRTGSVRNDSNSQMGTDDKEQKANILR from the exons GTGTGTAAGGGCAGTGTTTTGCAGTTGCAGTTTGCCCCTGCGGTACATATGGCATGTTTTAATGCTTATGACCATCCTGTATGTGGCGCTGCAGTTACTGAGTACAGTTCTTCAGTCCTG gaacaCCAAGACCAGAGCATCTGATGACCAGTTCACCAGTCCGCTTCTCACGGAACAGCAAGATGCTCAGTATATCATATTGAACTTAAATTCCAACCCAGAGACCTTCTACCGTTTCCAGTGGGGTGATGGAAAAGACGAGGGATCAAATCAGGTTTCTGAATCTGCAAGCAGAAATCAGGACACAACTCCAGCTCAAAGTCTCGCTAGCACATCTAGGAGGATCTCAAAACCAAATTGGCTAGCAAGCAAAGTGGATACACCACATGGATTTCGCGAGCATCAATCATCAGGTCAAAATAACACCAAACAAACATCTAGCTTTTCAACTAGGAACATAAATGGTAGATGTCAACCCAAGAACCATGTTGTCTTCCTGAAAACGCACAAGACTGCCAGCAGCACCATACTCAACATCCTGTATCGCTATGGTGACACGCACAACTTGACTTTTGCACTGCCGTTGTACATGCACAGCCAGCTCTACTATCCGCATTTCTTCATGTCGCACTTCGTCGAGGGCATGAAGTCTCGCCGAGTGACTGAGTTCCACATCATGTGCAACCACATGCGCTTCCGGAAGACTGAG gtgagaaaggtCATGCCCTTGGACACATTTTATTTCTCCATCCTGCGCAATCCAGTGTCCATGATGGAGTCCATCTTCACGTACTACAAATCAATCCCAGCATTCTGCAATTTCAAGACCCTCAAGGATTTCCTGCTCGATAATGGCCGTTCTTACAATGCTACTTTGCATAATAATCATTACGCTTGGAACATCCTGGCCTTCGACTTTGGCTTCAACAACTCGGGACTGTCGGACGAAGCAGAGCTGGATGAACGAGCTAGGGCTATCATTTCAGCTGTGGAGAGAGAATTTGATCTCATCCTGATCTCTGAGTACTTTGATGAGTCTATGGTGTTGCTCAGACACACCCTCTGCTGGACACTAGAGGATGTCGTGTCGTTCCGTTTGAACAGCCGAAGTGAGAAATCGCGCAAATCCCTGAGTGCGGAAATGGCTGAGCGGGTGAAGAAGTGGAGCTCATTGGATTGGCGACTGTACCAGCACTTTAACACGAGCTTCTGGAGGCAGGTAGATTCATTGCTAGGGCGTACTAAGCTCCAAGAAGAAGTGGAGCTTCTCCGAGCTAGAAGGGCAGTCCTGGAGAAAACCTGCCTTTTAGGGGGCAAGGCTGTGGATCCAGGTCAAATACGTGATTTGTCATTGAAGCCATTCCAGTATGGTCAAGCAGTTATCCAGGGATATAACATCCGCCCAGGATTGGACAATGACACACACCGTCTTTGTGAGAGGCTCATCATGCCCGAACTGCAGTACACCAAGGCTTTGTACATTAAACAGTTCCCTGATCTTGCTGCTAAAATCTTAGCGGGAAAAAAGCACACAGTCCCTGCCAAAAATGTCATAAACACGACGAGGAAAAGCACTAGAGCGACTATTGCCAAGAAGCGCAGCTTGACCATACAAAGGAGGACAGGTTCTGTTAGAAACGACAGCAACTCTCAAATGGGCACAGATGACAAGGAGCAAAAAGCTAATATCTTACGCTAG